The Corallococcus exiguus genome has a window encoding:
- a CDS encoding SDR family oxidoreductase, producing the protein MADSVFKDGLLKGKTAFVSGGSSGINLGIATAFVKAGAKVAINGRNVEKLEGAVKGLQAHGTAMGVAADVRDYASVEKALQQVKDAYGEIDVLVCGAAGNFPAPVLGMSSNGFKAVMDIDVLGTFNVSRAAFEHLRKPGAAVINISAPQAYLPMAMQAHVCAAKAGVDMLTRVLAIEWGGTGVRVNAITPGPIEGTEGMSRLAPSEGARQKLAEALPLQRFGKPDDIARLALFLSSDAASYITGAIMVCDGGQSLLGGAAVLQAING; encoded by the coding sequence ATGGCGGACAGCGTGTTCAAGGATGGGCTGCTCAAGGGCAAGACGGCGTTCGTCTCCGGCGGCAGCAGCGGCATCAACCTCGGCATCGCCACCGCGTTCGTGAAGGCGGGCGCGAAGGTGGCCATCAACGGCCGCAACGTGGAGAAGCTGGAGGGCGCGGTGAAGGGCCTCCAGGCCCACGGCACCGCGATGGGTGTCGCCGCGGACGTGCGCGACTACGCGTCCGTGGAGAAGGCGTTGCAGCAGGTGAAGGACGCGTACGGTGAGATCGACGTGCTGGTGTGCGGCGCCGCCGGCAACTTCCCCGCGCCCGTGCTGGGCATGTCCTCCAACGGCTTCAAGGCGGTGATGGACATCGACGTGCTGGGCACCTTCAACGTGTCCCGCGCCGCCTTCGAACATCTGCGCAAGCCGGGCGCCGCCGTCATCAACATCTCCGCGCCCCAGGCGTACCTGCCCATGGCCATGCAGGCCCACGTGTGCGCCGCCAAGGCCGGCGTGGACATGCTCACCCGCGTGCTCGCCATCGAGTGGGGCGGCACGGGCGTGCGCGTCAACGCCATCACCCCGGGCCCGATTGAAGGCACGGAGGGCATGAGCCGCCTCGCCCCGTCGGAAGGCGCCCGGCAGAAGCTCGCGGAAGCCCTGCCGCTCCAGCGCTTCGGAAAGCCGGATGACATCGCCCGGCTGGCCCTGTTCCTGTCCTCGGACGCCGCGTCGTACATCACCGGCGCCATCATGGTCTGCGACGGTGGGCAGTCCCTGTTGGGCGGCGCCGCGGTGCTTCAAGCCATCAACGGCTGA
- the dnaE gene encoding DNA polymerase III subunit alpha: protein MSFTHLHLHTLYSLLDGAIRMKDLIKTVKEKGMSSVAVTDHGNMFGTIDFYKKAKDAGIKPILGLEAYVAGPKGREDRSEKVAHHLILLAKNAEGYANLRYLSSTAYMNGFYYHPRIDKQVLAEHSKGLVGLTACLGGEVTSACFRGDMDHARRVAAEYKGIFEPDSFYLEVQSNGMVEQDKANENLKQLSRDLDIPLVATADAHYIKREDAKAHELLMCIASGKTLADNKRLRHSTDKLYVTSPEEMLGFFSDSPEAVHNSMRIAEMCNVELKLGKPMLPTFKVPDGHTPDSFMSELSYEGLRQRFKELEGQYPIDREQYQARLTLELGVIQRMGFSGYFLIVQDFINWAKDHNIPVGPGRGSGAGSLVAYALRITDLDPIPYNLLFERFLNPERVSMPDFDIDFCQDRRDEVIKYVGRKYGEMNVGQIITFGSLKAKSVLRDVCRVFGLPFSEGDRIAKLVPEVLNITLKEAIEMEPRLKEMIEKPQNIGEVEGNPVTTKDVLEIALALEGLHRQPGMHAAGVVIADKPLWEFVPVYQPPGEKILITQFAKDEVEAAGLVKFDFLGLKTLTVIQHALDLVNRNHGKDIKRHEIPLHDEKMWQLMAEGDTAGVFQMESSGFTEMVMKLKPTCFEDVIAAGALYRPGPLDAGMVDVFINRKHGREKVSYPHPNLEPVLKDTYGVIVYQEQVMQISQVLGGYTLGRADLLRRAMGKKKAEVMQAERAGFLEGCKINNVDLKVAGEIFDLMEKFAEYGFNKSHSAAYGLVTIHTAWLKAHYPCEFMAALLTSEKDNTDKVVKHIGEARESGTQVLPPDVNLSDLAFGAVEGKIRFGLGAIKGVGEGAIESILEARKEGPFKSLFDFCERVDGRRVNRKVLEALVKAGAFDFEKRPRAQLFETIERAMNRGSSSQKDKAAGQSSLFGMLSGPASAGTGLKDDYAAVEEWPEKERLAFEKESIGFYVSGHPLYQYEKELKRYARPITAVQRARRDEKLTVAGIITVLRERPTKTGKRMAWVTIEDLSGSTELVCFPGKDGTRNVMGKDGKWAKQGPKPGYEHWEHLLKSDDPILVTGTVQISQRDENTPTAELIVDDIQSLKAVREKRTKRLELRLPAEIVTEERLAKLNELAKKYAGATPVAVSVLFPGEAEAHISGTTLKVQVNDDLLLAVDRLFGQKVVEFG, encoded by the coding sequence ATGTCCTTTACCCACCTCCACCTCCACACCCTCTATTCGCTGCTGGATGGGGCCATCCGGATGAAGGACCTCATCAAGACGGTGAAGGAGAAGGGCATGTCGAGCGTGGCCGTGACGGACCACGGCAACATGTTCGGCACCATCGACTTCTACAAGAAGGCCAAGGACGCCGGCATCAAGCCCATCCTCGGCCTGGAGGCCTACGTCGCGGGCCCCAAGGGGCGCGAGGACCGTTCGGAGAAGGTGGCCCACCACCTCATCCTCCTGGCCAAGAACGCGGAGGGCTACGCGAACCTGCGCTACCTGTCCTCCACCGCGTACATGAACGGGTTCTACTACCACCCGCGCATCGACAAGCAGGTGCTCGCGGAGCACAGCAAGGGCCTCGTCGGCCTCACCGCGTGCCTGGGCGGTGAAGTCACGAGCGCGTGCTTCCGCGGCGACATGGACCACGCCCGCCGCGTGGCCGCCGAATACAAGGGCATCTTCGAGCCCGACAGCTTCTACCTGGAGGTCCAGTCCAACGGCATGGTCGAGCAGGACAAGGCCAACGAGAACCTGAAGCAGCTGTCTCGTGACCTGGACATCCCGCTCGTCGCCACCGCGGACGCGCACTACATCAAGCGCGAGGACGCCAAGGCGCACGAACTGCTCATGTGCATCGCCAGCGGCAAGACGCTGGCGGACAACAAGCGCCTGCGCCACTCCACCGACAAGCTCTACGTCACGAGCCCGGAGGAGATGCTCGGCTTCTTCTCCGACTCTCCGGAGGCCGTGCACAACAGCATGCGCATCGCGGAGATGTGCAACGTGGAGCTGAAGCTGGGCAAGCCCATGCTCCCCACGTTCAAGGTGCCGGATGGCCACACCCCGGACTCCTTCATGTCGGAGCTGTCCTATGAGGGCCTCCGCCAGCGCTTCAAGGAACTGGAAGGCCAGTACCCCATCGACCGCGAGCAGTACCAGGCGCGCCTCACGCTGGAGCTGGGCGTCATCCAGCGCATGGGCTTCTCCGGCTACTTCCTCATCGTCCAGGACTTCATCAACTGGGCCAAGGACCACAACATCCCGGTGGGCCCGGGCCGTGGCTCCGGCGCCGGTTCGCTGGTCGCCTACGCGCTGCGCATCACCGACCTGGACCCCATCCCGTACAACCTCCTCTTCGAGCGCTTCCTCAACCCGGAGCGCGTGTCGATGCCGGACTTCGATATCGACTTCTGCCAGGACCGGCGCGACGAGGTCATCAAGTACGTGGGCCGCAAGTACGGCGAGATGAACGTGGGGCAGATCATCACGTTCGGCTCGCTCAAGGCCAAGAGCGTGCTGCGCGACGTGTGCCGCGTCTTCGGCCTGCCGTTCAGCGAAGGCGACCGCATCGCCAAGCTGGTGCCCGAAGTCCTCAACATCACCTTGAAGGAGGCCATCGAAATGGAGCCTCGCCTCAAGGAGATGATCGAAAAGCCCCAGAACATCGGCGAGGTGGAGGGCAACCCCGTCACCACCAAGGACGTGCTGGAGATCGCGCTCGCGCTGGAGGGCCTGCACCGCCAGCCCGGCATGCACGCCGCGGGCGTGGTCATCGCGGACAAGCCGCTTTGGGAGTTCGTGCCCGTCTACCAGCCGCCCGGCGAGAAGATCCTCATCACCCAGTTCGCCAAGGACGAGGTGGAGGCCGCGGGCCTGGTGAAGTTCGACTTCCTCGGCCTGAAGACGCTCACGGTCATCCAGCACGCGCTGGACCTGGTGAACCGCAACCACGGCAAGGACATCAAGCGGCACGAAATCCCGCTGCACGACGAGAAGATGTGGCAGCTGATGGCGGAGGGCGACACCGCCGGCGTCTTCCAGATGGAGTCCAGCGGCTTCACCGAAATGGTGATGAAGCTCAAGCCCACCTGCTTCGAAGACGTCATCGCCGCGGGCGCGCTCTACCGCCCGGGTCCGCTGGACGCAGGCATGGTGGACGTCTTCATCAACCGCAAGCACGGCCGGGAGAAGGTGTCCTACCCGCACCCCAACCTGGAGCCGGTGCTCAAGGACACCTACGGCGTCATCGTCTACCAGGAACAGGTGATGCAGATCTCCCAGGTGCTGGGAGGCTACACCCTGGGCCGCGCCGACCTTCTTCGCCGCGCCATGGGCAAGAAGAAGGCCGAGGTCATGCAGGCCGAGCGGGCCGGCTTCCTCGAAGGCTGCAAGATCAACAACGTGGACCTGAAGGTCGCGGGCGAAATCTTCGACCTGATGGAGAAGTTCGCCGAGTACGGCTTCAACAAGAGCCACTCCGCGGCGTACGGCCTGGTCACCATCCACACGGCGTGGCTCAAGGCCCACTACCCGTGCGAATTCATGGCCGCCCTTCTCACCAGCGAGAAGGACAACACCGACAAGGTGGTGAAGCACATCGGCGAGGCCCGCGAGTCGGGCACGCAGGTGCTGCCGCCGGACGTGAACCTGTCCGACCTGGCCTTCGGCGCGGTGGAGGGGAAGATCCGCTTCGGTCTGGGCGCCATCAAGGGCGTGGGCGAGGGCGCCATCGAGTCCATCCTGGAGGCGCGCAAGGAAGGCCCCTTCAAGAGCCTCTTCGACTTCTGCGAGCGCGTGGACGGCCGTCGCGTGAACCGCAAGGTGCTGGAAGCGCTGGTCAAGGCCGGCGCCTTCGACTTCGAGAAGCGCCCCCGCGCGCAGCTCTTCGAGACCATCGAGCGCGCGATGAACCGCGGCTCCTCCAGCCAGAAGGACAAGGCCGCGGGCCAGAGCTCGCTGTTCGGCATGCTCTCGGGTCCCGCGTCCGCTGGCACCGGCCTCAAGGATGACTACGCGGCGGTGGAGGAGTGGCCGGAGAAGGAGCGTCTGGCCTTCGAGAAGGAGTCCATCGGCTTCTACGTGTCCGGCCACCCGCTGTACCAGTACGAGAAGGAGCTCAAGCGCTACGCGCGGCCCATCACCGCCGTGCAGCGCGCGCGCCGCGACGAGAAGCTCACCGTGGCGGGCATCATCACCGTGCTGCGCGAGCGCCCCACCAAGACGGGCAAGCGCATGGCGTGGGTCACCATTGAAGACCTGTCCGGCTCCACGGAGCTGGTGTGCTTCCCGGGCAAGGACGGGACGCGCAACGTGATGGGCAAGGACGGCAAGTGGGCCAAGCAGGGCCCCAAGCCGGGATACGAGCACTGGGAGCACCTGCTCAAGTCGGACGACCCCATCCTCGTCACCGGCACCGTGCAGATTTCGCAGCGCGACGAGAACACGCCCACCGCGGAGCTCATCGTCGACGACATCCAGAGCCTCAAGGCCGTGCGTGAGAAGCGCACCAAGCGGCTGGAGTTGCGGCTGCCCGCGGAGATCGTCACGGAGGAGCGGCTGGCGAAGCTCAACGAGCTGGCGAAGAAGTACGCGGGCGCGACCCCGGTGGCGGTGAGCGTGCTGTTCCCCGGGGAGGCGGAGGCGCACATCTCCGGCACCACCCTCAAGGTGCAGGTGAACGACGATTTGCTCCTCGCCGTGGACCGCCTCTTCGGGCAGAAGGTCGTCGAGTTCGGCTGA
- a CDS encoding sulfatase family protein: MPAFARTPPTLARALLLGCRAGLLVFLALYTLCALLNMQLGYQGNESRVVTEYVWSEWRRVVLWQVARLLGAYCAVGLLLGALLGAGLWAAERSRRAVFWLSGLGCLVVEGFLVTADMARHPHLYAATLYERSEVTAEVLRVLSGTQPSGWTFAALVLPVLSVLAVVGRWLAESPRWRGVLGGVTAAAAVAGFTGLGLTRTEQGPESPGRARPNLLILASDGLRPDHLSGNGYSRSTSPNIDQLMEEGTRFNDTVVQVPRTAPSWTTLLTSQYAGEHPVVHTLVGREARETKLTTLATALEAQGYRTAVVADYAGDHFSRFPYGFQKVSAPDFRFPDLVRQRMLITHVALLPWTALAPGLFKERGEFPELTDPAPLRTRVRHVLDGLPEDAPFALVVFASSTHFPYAAPWPLEGKYVERGYRGPWRFGATPRMEVDPDAPATTPEDVAALGANYDAGVRTFDGLVGNVRADLERRGRWDDTLVVLVSDHGEHLEDEGLGQGHGDHLWGSAGLRIPFVVRLPGQVASGRQVTQRARSLDVAPTVLDLLGVPAPESFRGRSLASLARPGPEPKALPDVPALIETDIWFSDRDGHAYQTVRVPYPWLYEIAMVEGDTGEIALKPEWEGPVRRARHRGLYLGRWKLLELPTPDGVRVQLFDTVSDPAELRDVAGDNPNVVATMRAKLAAELPDATGEARGAVGP, encoded by the coding sequence ATGCCCGCCTTCGCCCGTACACCGCCGACGCTCGCTCGCGCCCTCCTGCTGGGCTGCCGGGCGGGCCTGCTCGTCTTCCTGGCGCTCTACACGCTCTGTGCCCTGCTGAACATGCAACTGGGTTACCAGGGGAACGAGAGCCGCGTCGTCACGGAGTACGTGTGGAGCGAGTGGCGGCGCGTGGTGCTGTGGCAGGTGGCGCGGCTGTTGGGCGCGTACTGCGCGGTGGGGCTGCTCTTGGGGGCGCTGCTGGGGGCCGGGCTGTGGGCGGCGGAGCGGAGCCGGCGCGCGGTGTTCTGGCTGAGCGGCCTGGGGTGCCTGGTGGTGGAGGGCTTCCTGGTGACGGCGGACATGGCGAGGCATCCGCACCTGTACGCGGCGACGCTGTATGAGCGCTCGGAGGTGACGGCGGAGGTGCTGCGGGTGCTGAGCGGCACGCAGCCGTCGGGGTGGACGTTCGCGGCCTTGGTGCTGCCGGTGTTGAGTGTGCTGGCGGTGGTGGGACGGTGGCTGGCGGAGTCGCCCCGCTGGCGCGGCGTGCTGGGTGGCGTGACGGCCGCGGCGGCGGTGGCGGGCTTCACGGGGCTGGGGCTGACTCGGACGGAGCAGGGGCCGGAATCCCCCGGACGTGCGCGGCCGAACCTGCTCATCCTGGCGTCGGACGGGCTGCGGCCGGATCACCTGTCGGGCAACGGCTATTCGCGGTCCACGTCGCCGAACATCGACCAGTTGATGGAGGAAGGCACGCGCTTCAACGATACGGTGGTGCAGGTGCCGCGCACGGCGCCGTCGTGGACGACGCTGCTCACGTCGCAGTACGCGGGCGAGCACCCGGTGGTGCACACGCTGGTGGGACGTGAGGCGCGCGAGACGAAGCTCACCACGCTGGCGACAGCGCTGGAGGCGCAGGGGTACCGCACGGCGGTGGTGGCGGACTACGCGGGGGATCATTTCTCGCGGTTCCCGTACGGATTCCAGAAGGTGTCCGCGCCGGACTTCCGCTTCCCGGACCTGGTGCGGCAGCGGATGCTCATCACCCACGTGGCGCTGCTGCCGTGGACGGCGCTGGCGCCGGGGCTGTTCAAGGAACGGGGCGAGTTCCCGGAGCTGACGGACCCTGCCCCGCTGCGCACGCGGGTGCGGCATGTGCTGGATGGGCTGCCGGAGGACGCGCCGTTCGCGCTGGTGGTGTTCGCGTCATCCACGCACTTCCCGTACGCCGCGCCGTGGCCGCTGGAGGGCAAGTACGTGGAGCGGGGATATCGGGGGCCCTGGCGGTTTGGAGCGACGCCTCGGATGGAGGTGGATCCGGATGCGCCCGCGACCACGCCGGAGGATGTCGCGGCGCTGGGTGCGAACTACGACGCGGGAGTGCGCACGTTTGATGGGCTCGTGGGGAATGTGCGCGCGGACCTGGAGCGCCGGGGGCGGTGGGATGACACGCTGGTGGTGCTGGTGTCGGACCATGGCGAGCACCTGGAGGATGAAGGGCTGGGTCAGGGCCATGGAGACCACCTGTGGGGCAGCGCGGGGTTGCGGATCCCGTTCGTGGTGCGGCTGCCCGGGCAGGTGGCCTCAGGGCGGCAGGTGACGCAGCGGGCGCGTTCGCTGGACGTGGCGCCGACGGTGTTGGATTTGCTGGGCGTGCCCGCGCCGGAGTCGTTCCGGGGGCGCTCGTTGGCGTCGCTCGCGAGGCCGGGGCCTGAGCCCAAGGCGTTGCCGGATGTGCCCGCACTGATTGAAACGGATATCTGGTTCAGCGACAGGGATGGGCATGCATATCAGACGGTGCGCGTGCCGTATCCGTGGCTCTATGAGATTGCGATGGTGGAGGGCGACACGGGGGAGATTGCGCTGAAGCCAGAGTGGGAGGGACCGGTGCGCCGGGCGCGGCACCGAGGTTTGTATCTGGGACGGTGGAAGTTGTTGGAGCTGCCCACGCCGGATGGGGTTCGGGTGCAGCTCTTCGACACAGTGTCGGATCCGGCGGAACTGCGGGACGTGGCGGGAGACAATCCGAACGTCGTGGCCACGATGCGGGCGAAGCTGGCGGCGGAACTGCCGGATGCGACCGGTGAGGCTCGCGGCGCCGTGGGACCATGA